Genomic window (Hippoglossus stenolepis isolate QCI-W04-F060 chromosome 11, HSTE1.2, whole genome shotgun sequence):
atgaaggtgatgatgatgaaggtatgatgatgatgaagaaggtatgatgatgatgataaaggTGAttgatgaagaaggtgatgatgatgatgaagaaggtgatgatgatgatgatgatgaagaaggtgatggtgatgatgatgaagaaggtgatgatgatgatgaagaatgatgatgatgatgagaaggtgatgatgatgaagagtgatgatgatgatgaagaagttgatgatgatgaagaaggtgatgatgatgaagaagtatgatggtgatgattgaagaaggtgatgatgatgaagaaggtgatgatgatgatgatgatgatgaagagtgaTGTGTGATGAAGAAGTATGATGAAAAGGTGATGATGTTGATGTGATAAGTGAGATAGAggtgaatgatgatgatgaatgatgattgatgatgatatgaagaaggtgatgatgatgatgatgaagaaggtgatgatgatgatgatgaaggaaggtgatgatgatgatgaaggtgatgatgatgatgaagaaggtgatgatgatgatgatgatagaggtgatgatgatgataaggtgatgatgatgaaagaggtgatgatgaagatgatgatgatgatgatgagaagaGGTGAtgggatgatgatgaagaagagatgatgatgaagaaggtgatgatgatgaagagtgatgatgatgatgatgatgaaggtgatgatgatgaagaaggtgatgatgatgatgatgatgatgaagaaggtgatggtgatgatgatgaaggtgatgatgatgaagaaggtgatgatgatgatgatgaagaaggtgatgatgatgatgaagaaggtgatgatgatgatgatgaagaaggtgatgatgatgatgaagagtgatgatgatgatgatgatgaagaagagtgatggatgatgatgaagaaggtgatgatgatgatgaatgatgattGATGAAAgtatgatgtgatgatgatgatggaggtgatgatgatgaagaaggtgatgatgatgatgatgaagaaggtgatggtgatgatgatgaagaaggtgatgatgatgaaaaggtgatgatgatgatgatgaagaaggtgatgatgatgaagaaggtgatgatgatgatgatgataagaaggtgatgatgatggaagaaggtgatgatgatgatgatgatgaagaagaagtgtgatgatgatgaagaggatgatgatgatgaagaaggtgatgatgatgatgatgatgaaggtgatggtgatgatgatgaagaaggtgatgatgatgatgatgaagaagtgatgatgatgaagaaggtgatgatgatgatgaagaaggtgatgatgatgatgaagaaggtgatgatgatgaagaaggatgtgatgatgatgatgaaggtgatgatgatgaaagaaggtgatgatgatgatgatgataaaaggtgatgatgatgaagaaggtgatgatgatgatgatgatgaagaaggtgatgatgatgaagaagtgatgatgatgatgatgatgaagaaggtgatggaTGAAGaagtgatggtgatgatgatgaagaaggtgatgatgatgatgaaagaaggtgatgatgatgatgatgatgaagaaggtgatgatgatgatgatgatgagatgatgaagaaggtgatgatgatgatgatgaagaaggtgatgatgatgatgaagaaggtgatgatgatgatgatgatgaagaaggtgatgatgatgaagaaggtgatgatgatgatgatgatgaagaaggtgatgatgatgatatttgtgttcttccagtttcacgtccgtcacgtgttagaaacctcatccacacgtccactcgctctctgggaagcttcaggacattgtcctgtttctcacatggactcactctgacacttGTGTCCTCACAAATCTCTTCTCTGCAAAGTCCATCTCGTCACCTGCATTGTGAAGAGAAATTAGTTATTGGAAACAGGTAGTTTCTCGTTGACCTGTATGTTATTTTTTGCTTAAATTGAAGGTTTTCTTTATTATAAAGTTGAGTAATTATTCACACAGTGGTAAAGAGAAATCATTAATCGTCACAATTTTCTCCGAAATATTTTCATGGGCAgttgtaattctttattattgaactcatttattattcatcattgctgcattaagttaaattaatttggTGTATCTATTCATTCATGCATTCGCAGACTGAACAAATTCCCATTTAgggttgcttttattttgaaatcactcCAACGTgctcagcttttattttgaaatccctCTAACGCACTTGGACCTTAATGCTTGAAACAAGTGGGGGCTAGTTTGACGTGTCCTGCTCCCTCTTCGTTCCCTCAGCatcattatgccaatgagttcAGTTTTGACATTAACATGCAGAACTAGGATTAGAGGGGTTCATGCACAGTTACTCTCCAGCTCCTCACGTCTCCCTGCTGATCTCAATCCAGTGATGAGTTGACAAacctctgacactgacatcagaCATTCACTTCAGCGTCAGAGGAACGAAACATCCTTGGGTAACCCTAAACCCAGCACCTGTCCATGATGGCCTGTGCGTTACAATCTTGTATGTCCAACCAGCTTCTAATATTCACACCTTACCCCTTCCTTTCGCTCTCCACTCCAAAGCATGTCGTCATCTGTCTGCATGAGGAGACTCTTCTGAATGCACACCCAGATCAGCCCTAGAGGCCAATTCTGCAAAGTAATCTCCAAAACAAACCATGATACCTTAATGACTGTCATTTATTCATCATGACATCAATGTTGGGGAATGTACATCACAGAAAGCTCTACATGGAGGATTAACTTAAGTAGCTTGACATTGTATTTGCTGATCTACAGAACAGTTTGAATATGGAAACCAATGATAACAATTGGATTTGTTAATACCTTCCCTCTCATCTTACACCTATAAATAGATAAGATTTTcttaatatttttataaacatgaTTTTCAAGATTTGCCTTATTCAGACATACAGTATCATAATAGTGGTGAGATTCTTTATCgttattatatctttaaataatttaataaaatattaatatcatgcTGGATGTGCAATGTTTGTTGGTCCATAATCAATAATATATTTctaagtagaaaaaaaacacagcaatgaTCGTACATAAGTAAATCAATTGCCACATATGCAAAAGAAAGATCACAGACTTGAACAGAAATACATGCACAGTGACTTCAAGGTAACAGcaatgacagaaaataacaacTCAATAGTTTCACTTTACACTTAAGACATTTAAATAGATTATGTCACTAAACTTTCTGATATATTCCACAGCAGAGAATCAAATCAGTACAACAAACTTATGTAAAGAAGgtgcactttttctttttgttgcttttcttcagacacatttttttgcttttgttggtAAAATATCAGACtcattatatttctttaaataaaatgtgagttCCAGCAAAAGCAGACAATACTATCACACCATGCTTTTTAATTTACACTTCTGCTGAGAGAATAGAACTAGTATTTATTACAACGAGTTTTACTTTCAGAATGACAAAGAGTTGCATCTATCAGAGAAAGCCTTATGTGATCCAGCACACAGCTGCAGGACAATATTAGTTTCTCAGGAGAGGGGTTGGCCACATGCTGAACTGCTTGGACACAAGCATATCAaatttcttctcattttctcGACCTGCTATAAAATCGTCTTACTCCAAACGCTGGGTAAAGTTTTCAGGGAACAGTCCTTTTTGAGCAGCAGCTCCGAGTGTTAACCATTCACTTTCTTTGATCCCTGTGAGCCAGCCGGCATCctgcaacaacagcaacacagaaactCCACAATCAGTTGGGTTCACTGTTGATATTTATTCATTCCTTCAAACAGCCTGATGGACTTTAACACATCACTGGTGGTTCTTACCTGATCCTCTACTGAGGCTGTTGGAAGCACCAACACCACATCACCTCTCCTCAGTTCAAGCTCATCTGAATTTGCAGCATCAAAGTCGTGCATCGTCTCCACCTACAGGGTAAAACCAAGGACCACACCTCTATTTACATATCTGCAAGGAAAAGTATTTTTCCCTCTCAATTCTGGATATTTTTGCTTATTTGtcacatttgaatatttcagaTAACCCAAGTAATTGTattataacataaaaacaatttgtttccgataatttcattatttataagcatcaatcaatcaaattgtatttgtgtagcCTAtactcacaaatcacaatttgtcacataaggcttaacaaggtgtgacatcctctgttcttatccctcaacaagaggaaaactACCTTATCAGAGCaagaatgtatttttaacaaTCAATCACCTTGTAAAGAAAATCTTCAGGATGATTCGACGTTGCACCAGATGGACTCATGTGTTTGATGGATTGATTTTGATCATCGTTGTCACTGATGACAGTGGGAGAGATGATGTCAGCGTCGCGGTCGTCATCACCTTCATTACTGGAGGCAGGTTCAATCACCACTGAGGGGATGGGCATATTTTCCTGCAGAGGACAAAAAAACTCTTATTAATAATCTTCTTTCAAAGACACACATCATTTAttaaatctgttcagtgttttggggaatttcattctttattttcagcaaaagaagaaacacaaaggaAACTGATTAAGCTGTTGGTGATACAAAATTATGAACTGtaaaaagtttaaatgaaattttactttatctttaaaatacattttataaaattaaatattaaagcaaaTTACATTTGCACCACTTCATGTATAAATGTACAAAATTTATTAAAATACCAAAGAAAAACTGTGCATTTTATGAACataaactaaatataatgtgtcagatcataaaatatatcacaaaaca
Coding sequences:
- the LOC124854452 gene encoding amphiphysin-like, with the protein product MSEDEAANRRFGKLYQELDTEKEEDLSNPSFFADFDKMNNDHAPEASDVQAASALEPAEELDEPAAPPAGDVEALSTPPAGEEDTADRSGSPEEEKPASTVASPSSDKIKVHEIPEAEEATTPPGEAASSENMPIPSVVIEPASSNEGDDDRDADIISPTVISDNDDQNQSIKHMSPSGATSNHPEDFLYKVETMHDFDAANSDELELRRGDVVLVLPTASVEDQDAGWLTGIKESEWLTLGAAAQKGLFPENFTQRLE